A portion of the Mytilus galloprovincialis chromosome 12, xbMytGall1.hap1.1, whole genome shotgun sequence genome contains these proteins:
- the LOC143054276 gene encoding uncharacterized protein LOC143054276 gives MNSLMKFVKDLSCLIVGISVILAIGNCDNDFNLTFYNERKTWSEAKDFCFVNGGILETDETIIIKDHDYTKDNVKLWLGAYSLITPWSGVFGCYFWNEDDRNKSIEFELQNKEECQIRCPKSIYECFAFKEKTCYCLNSENLPQSHDDTSPKKCSDSTETDYVFIYRQIQEGPDIDSDTYNCIAVECKNLGRDRVFTAENCDSMYNVLCDNTENRSTINAFNATKFCEDEGSFVRWDPSLSCTNSEESFDQKHWTSIKRSKQMFLLTASDENVTLKPLQCIGLDTYGDMYTFVEPSVVNCTELRPFYCRYRLRPLINSASNESQGHNVTMEMPDNSHITPYLIPGAIAGTTLLAIIIGVVIFVFRRRSTERKSDVRQDVQRSNNAEQIGHGKNLNRYSYSEVKVEGSNQHVNMIDNGDDQYTTGTSDVYDHLNENKKRKIKTENPHAIYDHAIADNAEPDYDSTKHVVQTNPDYQEVRIGSKEEIIKEKL, from the exons ATGAATTCACTGATGAAATTCGTTAAAGACCTATCTTGTTTGATTGTTGGAATATCAGTTATCTTAGCCATTGGTAATTGCGATAACG atttcaatttaacattttacaatgaACGTAAAACCTGGTCGGAAGCCAAAGACTTTTGTTTCGTGAACGGTGGGATTTTAGAGACAGATGAAACTATCATAATAAAGGATCATGATTATACGAAAGATAATGTCAAACTATGGCTTGGTGCTTACAGTTTGATTACTCCATGGTCAGGTGTGTTTG GTTGTTATTTTTGGAATGAGGATGATAGAAACAAATCAATAGAATTTGAACTGCAGAATAAGGAAGAATGTCAGATTCGCTGTCCTAAGTCAATTTATGAGTGTTTTGCCTTCAAG GAGAAAACCTGCTACTGTTTAAATAGTGAGAATCTACCACAAAGTCATGATGACACATCTCCAAAGAAATGTTCGGACTCTACCGAAACTGACTACGTTTTCATATACAGGC AAATCCAAGAAGGACCAGATATTGATTCAGATACTTATAACTGTATTGCAGTTGAGTGTAAGAATCTCGGCCGCGACCGCGTTTTTACTGCTGAAAACTGTGATTCCATGTATAATGTGCTATGTG ATAACACGGAAAATAGATCCACTATAAACGCTTTCAACGCAACTAAATTCTGTGAGGATGAAGGCAGTTTCGTGAGATGGGATCCATCGTTGTCATGTACAAATTCTGAAGAAAGTTTTGACCAGAAACACTGGACCAGTATTAAGCGTTCAAAACAAATGTTCCTTTTAACAGCTTCTG ATGAGAACGTAACATTGAAGCCGTTACAGTGTATAGGACTTGATACGTATGGAGACATGTATACGTTTGTTGAACCATCAGTAGTTAACTGCACTGAGTTAAGGCCATTTTATTGTAGATATA GGTTACGCCCACTGATAAACAGCGCATCCAATGAATCACAAGGACACAATGTTACCATGGAAATGCCTGACAACAGTCACATTACTCCTTACCTCATACCAG GAGCTATAGCTGGAACTACTTTATTAGCCATTATTATTGGAGTAGTGATTTTTGTGTTTAGACGAAG aTCAACTGAAAGAAAATCGGATGTAAGACAAGATGTGCAAAGGTCTAATAATGCAGAACAGATTGGACATGGAAAAAATCTAAATCGTTATTCCTACAGTGAGGTGAAAGTGGAGGGTAGTAATCAACACGTTAATATGATCGATAACGGGGACGATCAATACACAACAGGGACATCAGATGTATACGatcatttgaatgaaaataagaaaagaaaaataaaaactgagaACCCACATGCTATATATGATCACGCTATTGCAGACAATGCTGAACCTGATTACGACAGTACCAAACATGTAGTACAGACAAATCCGGATTACCAAGAAGTACGAATTGGTAGCAAAGAGGAAATCATCAAAGAGAAGCTTTAA